The Balearica regulorum gibbericeps isolate bBalReg1 chromosome 5, bBalReg1.pri, whole genome shotgun sequence genome window below encodes:
- the LOC142601877 gene encoding acyl-coenzyme A thioesterase 5-like, producing the protein MAPTICLSPTARSLFDEPLAITVQGLSPRQQVTLRTSLRDETGELFQACARYQAGDDGELDLARCPALPGGSFSGLEPMGLLWALQPQKPFWCMVKWDMQSPFVLQLEVFEGHRDPPGRLLAQAQHERAFLRDGVRRVPVREGRIRATLFLPPGEDTFPGIIDIHGYAGGLFEHRASLLANHGFATLALAYFKYEDLPQDPTELHLEYFEEAVNYMLQHPQVKGPGVGLLGYSKGADLSLAMAAFLKNITAVVSLNGPVANTVTPLCYKDKIIPPLPFDEQKVKVIGSNILDCSEVFADPFQAPGNQSLIPLEKAEAQLLFIAGQDDHLVKSEYYATEVCKLLQAQGKANFQILSYPGTGHCIDPPFFPLYSIGKHLFFHKQVIWGGELRAYSAAQVHAWPRIQAFFNKYLNDN; encoded by the exons ATGGCCCCCACCATCTGCCTCTCGCCCACCGCCCGCAGCCTCTTCGATGAGCCGCTGGCCATCACAGTGCAGGGCCTCAGCCCACGGCAGCAGGTCACACTACGGACATCCCTGCGGGACGAGACGGGCGAGCTCTTCCAGGCCTGCGCCCGCTACCAGGCAGGAGACGACGGGGAGCTGGACCTCGCCCGCTGCCCCGCGCTGCCGGGAGGCAGCTTCTCCGGCCTGGAGCCCATGGGGCTGCTCTGGGCTTTGCAGCCCCAGAAGCCCTTCTGGTGTATGGTGAAGTGGGACATGCAGAGCCCCTTTGTCCTGCAGCTGGAGGTGTTTGAGGGCcacagggacccccccgggCGGCTCCTGGCCCAGGCACAGCACGAGCGGGCGTTCCTGCGGGACGGGGTGCGGAGAGTCCCGGTGCGAGAGGGGAGGATCCGGGCAACGCTTTTCCTGCCCCCGG GAGAAGACACCTTCCCAGGAATCATCGACATACACGGCTACGCAGGAGGTCTCTTTGAGCACAGAGCCAGCCTGCTGGCCAATCATGGCTTTGCCACACTGGCCCTGGCTTATTTCAAATATGAGGATCTGCCCCAGGACCCAACTGAACTCCACCTGGAATATTTTGAAGAGGCGGTGAACTATATGCTGCAGCACCCACAG GTGAAGGGACCAGGGGTTGGCCTGCTCGGTTACTCCAAAGGAGCTGATCTGTCTCTTGCCATGGCTGCCTTCCTGAAGAACATCACAGCCGTTGTTTCCCTCAATGGCCCTGTGGCCAATACAGTTACTCCTCTCTGTTACAAGGACAAAATCATCCCCCCTTTGCCCTTCGATGAACAAAAGGTCAAGGTCATTGGTTCCAATATTCTTGATTGTTCTGAAGTCTTTGCTGACCCCTTTCAAGCCCCTGGCAACCAAAGCCTGATCCCACTAGAGAAAGCTGAGGCACAGTTACTGTTCATTGCGGGACAAGATGACCATCTTGTCAAAAGTGAGTATTATGCTACTGAAGTCTGCAAGCTTTTGCAGGCTCAAGGGAAGgcaaattttcagattttgtctTACCCTGGGACAGGGCACTGCATCGaccctccctttttccctttgtactCCATaggaaagcatcttttttttcacaagCAAGTAATTTGGGGTGGGGAGCTCAGGGCTTATTCTGCAGCTCAGGTTCATGCTTGGCCACGGATTCAGGCTTTtttcaacaaatatttaaatgacaaCTAA
- the LOC142601918 gene encoding acyl-coenzyme A thioesterase 5-like: MGQVTARSLCQVNSCAWQKQLPWLSPVPAVPQRCSPTWIPRMTSARSLSSMAPSVRLSPTARSLFDEPLAITVQGLSPRQQVTLRTSLRDEMGELFQACARYQAGDDGELDLARCPALPGGSFSGLEPMGLLWALQPQKPFWCMVKWDVQSPFVLQLEVFEGHGDPPGQLLAQAQHERAFLRDGVRRVPVREGRIRATLFLPPGEDTFPGIIDIHGYAGGLFEHRASLLANHGFATLALAYFKYEDLPQDPTELHLEYFEEAVNYMLQHPQVKGPGVGLLGYSKGADLSLAMAAFLKNITAVVSLNGPVANTVVPLCYKDKIIPPLPFDEQKVKVIGSNILDYSEILADPFQAPGNQSLIPLEKAEAQLLFIAGQDDHLVKSEYYATEVCKLLQAQGKANFQILSYPGTGHCIDPPFFPLYSIGKHPVFHKRAVLGGELRAYSAAQVHAWPRIQAFFNKYLNDN, translated from the exons ATGGGGCAGGTCACTGCCCGCTCCCTGTGCCAGGTGAACTCCTGTGcctggcagaagcagctgccCTGGCTCAGCCCCGTGCCTGCAGTCCCACAGCGCTGCAGCCCCACGTGGATCCCCAGGATGACCTCTGCCCGCAGCCTGTCCTCCATGGCCCCCTCCGTCCGCCTCTCGCCCACCGCCCGCAGCCTCTTCGATGAGCCGCTGGCCATCACAGTGCAGGGCCTCAGCCCACGGCAGCAGGTCACGCTACGGACATCCCTGCGGGACGAGATGGGCGAGCTCTTCCAGGCCTGCGCCCGCTACCAGGCGGGAGACGACGGGGAGCTGGACCTCGCCCGCTGCCCTGCGCTGCCGGGAGGCAGCTTCTCCGGCCTGGAGCCCATGGGGCTGCTCTGGGCTTTGCAGCCCCAGAAGCCCTTCTGGTGTATGGTGAAGTGGGACGTGCAGAGCCCCTTTGTCCTGCAGCTGGAGGTGTTTGAGGGccacggggacccccccgggcAGCTCCTGGCCCAGGCGCAGCACGAGCGGGCGTTCCTGCGAGATGGGGTGCGGAGAGTCCCGGTGCGAGAGGGGAGGATCCGGGCAACGCTTTTCCTGCCCCCGG GAGAAGACACCTTCCCAGGAATCATCGACATACACGGCTACGCAGGAGGTCTCTTTGAGCACAGAGCCAGCCTGCTGGCCAATCATGGCTTTGCCACACTGGCCCTGGCTTATTTCAAATATGAGGATCTGCCCCAGGACCCAACTGAACTCCACCTGGAATATTTTGAAGAGGCGGTGAACTATATGCTGCAGCACCCACAG GTGAAGGGACCAGGGGTTGGCCTGCTCGGTTACTCCAAAGGAGCTGATCTGTCTCTCGCCATGGCCGCCTTCCTGAAGAACATCACAGCCGTTGTTTCCCTCAATGGCCCTGTGGCCAATACAGTTGTTCCTCTCTGTTACAAGGACAAAATCATCCCCCCTTTGCCCTTCGATGAACAAAAGGTCAAGGTCATTGGTTCCAATATTCTTGATTATTCTGAAATCCTTGCTGACCCCTTTCAAGCCCCTGGCAACCAAAGCCTGATCCCACTAGAGAAAGCTGAGGCACAGTTACTGTTCATTGCGGGACAAGATGACCATCTTGTCAAAAGTGAGTATTATGCTACTGAAGTCTGCAAGCTTTTGCAGGCTCAAGGGAAGgcaaattttcagattttgtctTACCCTGGGACAGGGCACTGCATCGaccctccctttttccctttgtactCCATAGGAAAGCATCCTGTTTTTCACAAGCGGGCTGTCCTGGGTGGGGAGCTCAGGGCTTATTCTGCAGCTCAGGTTCATGCTTGGCCACGGATTCAGGCTTTtttcaacaaatatttaaatgacaaCTAA
- the LOC104637451 gene encoding acyl-coenzyme A thioesterase 1-like, which translates to MWQVIARSLCRARSRGWQRRLPWPSAGPSPAPAAPQRCSPTWIPRMTSARSLSSMAPSVRLSPTARSLFDEPLAITVQGLSPRQQVTLRTSLRDETGELFQACARYQAGDDGELDLARCPALPGGSFSGLEPMGLLWALQPQKPFRRLVKRDVQSPFVLQLEVFEGHGDPPGRLLAQAQHERAFLRDGVRRVPVREGRIRATLFLPPGNGPFPGIIDLYGTGGGLPEYRACLLANYGFAVLALAFYGYEDLPKEMKEFYLEYFEEAVNYMLQHTQVKGPGIGLLGISKGGDLCISMASFLKGITATALINGSVANVGAVLRYKDITIPPLGVNAKRIKVNKSGIADIVDVLNNPLEGPDRQSFIPLENAECRFLFIVGQDDRNWKSEFFAAEGSKRLQAHGKAKPEIVCYPGAGHYIEPPFFPMCAASMHLLVGKPVVWGGEPKAHCEAQIDAWQRIQVFFHKHLMGQPSGAPSKL; encoded by the exons ATGTGGCAGGTCATTGCCCGCTCCCTGTGCCGGGCGAGATCCCGCGGCTGGCAGAGGCGGCTGCCCTGGCCCAGCGCTGGCCCCAGCCCCgcgcctgcagccccacagcgCTGCAGCCCCACGTGGATCCCCAGGATGACCTCTGCCCGCAGCCTGTCCTCCATGGCCCCCTCCGTCCGCCTCTCGCCCACCGCCCGCAGCCTCTTCGATGAGCCGCTGGCCATCACAGTGCAGGGCCTCAGCCCACGGCAGCAGGTCACGCTACGGACATCCCTGCGGGACGAGACGGGCGAGCTCTTCCAGGCCTGCGCCCGCTACCAGGCAGGAGACGACGGGGAGCTGGACCTCGCCCGCTGCCCTGCGCTGCCGGGAGGCAGCTTCTCCGGCCTGGAGCCCATGGGGCTGCTCTGGGCTTTGCAGCCCCAGAAGCCCTTCAGGCGGCTGGTGAAGCGGGACGTGCAGAGCCCCTTTGTCCTGCAGCTGGAGGTGTTTGAGGGccacggggacccccccgggcGGCTCCTGGCCCAGGCGCAGCACGAGCGGGCGTTCCTGCGGGACGGGGTGCGGAGAGTCCCGGTGCGAGAGGGGAGGATCCGGGCAACGCTTTTCCTGCCCCCGG GAAATGGCCCCTTTCCAGGAATTATTGACTTATATGGAACTGGAGGAGGACTCCCCGAATACAGGGCATGCCTGCTGGCCAACTATGGCTTTGCTGTGCTGGCTCTGGCTTTCTACGGCTATGAAGATCTCCCCAAAGAGATGAAGGAATTCTACCTAGAATATTTTGAAGAAGCCGTAAACTATATGTTACAACACACTCAG gTTAAAGGTCCAGGGATTGGGTTGCTTGGAATCTCGAAGGGGGGTGACCTGTgcatctccatggcctccttCCTGAAGGGCATCACAGCCACCGCCCTTATCAACGGCTCGGTGGCAAATGTGGGCGCAGTGCTCCGCTACAAGGACATCACCATTCCACCCCTTGGTGTCAATGCAAAACGCATCAAGGTCAACAAATCTGGGATCGCTGATATTGTTGATGTACTGAACAACCCACTAGAAGGGCCTGACCGCCAAAGCTTTATCCCTTTGGAGAATGCCGAGTGTCGCTTCTTGTTCATTGTTGGCCAGGATGATCGCAACTGGAAAAGCGAATTCTTTGCAGCTGAGGGGAGCAAACGTTTGCAAGCTCACGGGAAGGCAAAGCCTGAGATAGTCTGTTATCCTGGAGCAGGGCATTACATTGAACCCCCCTTTTTCCCAATGTGTGCAGCCTCAATGCACCTGCTAGTTGGCAAGCCTGTGGTGTGGGGAGGGGAGCCCAAGGCACACTGCGAGGCACAGATAGATGCTTGGCAGCGGATCCAAGTTTTCTTCCACAAACACCTCATGGGCCAGCCGTCTGGAGCACCCAGTAAGCTGTGA